The Halococcus sediminicola genome has a segment encoding these proteins:
- a CDS encoding amidase: MAEIPFASAARLAGEIRDGERSPVTVVDAYLERIAARNDLTNAYVTVIEKDARERAREIEAAIDRGEDPGPLAGVPVALKDLFGFKAGVPATMGSAAVGEFIPEESAVATERLEAAGAIVLGTTNAPEFGHKLVTENPLHGRTGTPFDPERTSGGSSGGSAAAVADGLAAFAQGSDTGGSIRIPAACCGVYGIKPSFGRVPNALRPDAFGMATPFSSTGPLARTVEDAALALDVFSGPHPSDPHSLPASDTSYRAATERSTDELSVAYSPDLGLFDVAERVRDVLDDATEDLVGVVETVEQTDPPYEGSLSDLRYAFTQQTTVLFAALVDGLEADGKIDEGDREKLMSSTATLVSIGEDSDALGYKRADRPRTAFYDAVESVFADHDLLVSATAAVPPFAHGRDGPAEIDGESVANPVVDWCLTWPFNLTGHPVASIPAGFVDGLPVGLQIVGRRHAEETVLAASAALERVRPWQDAYPPGE; the protein is encoded by the coding sequence ATGGCCGAGATTCCGTTCGCGTCGGCGGCAAGGCTCGCAGGGGAGATTCGAGATGGGGAACGGTCGCCGGTCACCGTCGTGGATGCCTATCTGGAGCGCATCGCCGCGCGCAACGACCTGACGAACGCCTACGTTACGGTCATCGAAAAGGACGCACGCGAGCGCGCACGGGAGATCGAAGCGGCGATAGACCGTGGCGAGGATCCCGGCCCGCTCGCGGGCGTACCGGTCGCGCTCAAGGATCTGTTCGGGTTCAAGGCTGGCGTCCCGGCGACGATGGGATCGGCGGCCGTCGGCGAGTTCATTCCCGAAGAAAGTGCGGTCGCCACTGAACGGCTCGAAGCGGCCGGCGCGATCGTCCTCGGAACGACCAACGCTCCTGAGTTCGGGCACAAACTCGTCACCGAGAACCCGCTGCATGGACGGACGGGGACACCGTTCGACCCCGAGCGAACCTCAGGGGGTTCGTCGGGCGGGAGCGCGGCGGCGGTCGCCGACGGGCTGGCGGCGTTCGCACAGGGCTCCGATACTGGCGGTTCGATTCGGATTCCGGCCGCCTGCTGTGGCGTCTACGGCATCAAACCATCCTTCGGGCGGGTACCGAACGCCCTTCGTCCGGATGCGTTCGGCATGGCGACACCGTTTTCGAGCACCGGCCCGCTCGCGCGCACGGTCGAGGACGCCGCGCTCGCGCTCGACGTCTTTTCCGGTCCGCACCCGAGCGACCCGCACAGCCTGCCCGCATCCGACACCAGCTACCGCGCGGCCACGGAGCGGTCGACCGACGAACTGAGTGTGGCGTACAGCCCCGACCTCGGGCTGTTCGACGTCGCCGAGCGCGTCCGCGATGTGCTCGACGACGCGACCGAGGACCTCGTGGGTGTCGTTGAAACTGTCGAACAGACTGATCCACCCTACGAGGGTTCCCTATCGGATCTCCGATATGCGTTCACCCAACAAACTACTGTCCTGTTCGCCGCGCTAGTCGACGGTCTCGAAGCCGACGGGAAAATCGACGAGGGCGATCGCGAGAAACTCATGTCCTCGACGGCGACCTTGGTCTCTATCGGCGAGGACTCCGATGCGCTCGGCTACAAACGGGCCGACCGTCCACGAACCGCCTTCTACGACGCCGTCGAGTCGGTTTTCGCCGATCACGACCTGCTCGTGAGCGCGACCGCCGCAGTCCCGCCGTTCGCGCACGGTCGGGATGGGCCCGCAGAGATCGACGGCGAATCGGTCGCCAATCCAGTAGTGGATTGGTGTCTCACGTGGCCGTTCAATCTCACCGGCCATCCGGTCGCGTCGATACCCGCAGGATTCGTCGATGGGCTGCCAGTCGGACTCCAGATCGTCGGTCGCCGACACGCCGAGGAGACGGTGCTCGCCGCGAGCGCGGCGCTCGAACGCGTCCGTCCGTGGCAGGACGCCTACCCGCCGGGCGAGTAG
- a CDS encoding ornithine cyclodeaminase family protein: MADATDGTLFLTSAECAGLATPEEYIEAVREGYRQRGQGAPAAPRTKLTNENPPGMLTGYSAILPETGAMGGYTYAAGFGAEDAHFILPLFDSQSGRPLALLDGASLNPFKTGATGAVGVDALAREDAATLAVIGSGAQARGQLRAAATVREFETVSIYSPTAEHRESFAASMNKTLDAGVAAVASSAAAVEGADVVITATNSSEPVFDGEVLEDGTHVTAMGQYHPEKHELDARTIERATYVPDLRERVMDDAGSFINAVEEGVVSEDDIHGELGNVVAGEVAGRESDDEITVFDSGGTGIETVAAAHMLYEKARKQNLGTEIEFAPASEALTGE; encoded by the coding sequence ATGGCCGATGCCACCGACGGAACGCTGTTTCTGACGAGTGCGGAGTGTGCCGGACTCGCAACCCCCGAAGAGTACATCGAGGCGGTCCGTGAGGGCTATCGCCAGCGCGGGCAGGGCGCACCCGCGGCCCCGCGAACGAAGCTCACGAACGAGAACCCTCCAGGAATGCTCACGGGCTACAGCGCCATCCTCCCCGAGACGGGCGCGATGGGCGGGTACACGTATGCAGCGGGTTTCGGTGCCGAAGACGCCCACTTCATACTCCCGCTGTTCGATTCGCAGTCCGGACGGCCGCTCGCGCTGCTCGACGGCGCGAGCCTGAACCCCTTCAAGACGGGTGCGACGGGTGCGGTCGGCGTCGATGCACTCGCACGCGAGGACGCGGCGACGCTCGCAGTCATCGGCAGCGGCGCGCAGGCACGGGGCCAGCTTCGGGCTGCGGCGACGGTGCGGGAGTTCGAGACCGTCAGCATCTACTCGCCGACCGCCGAGCACCGCGAGAGCTTCGCCGCGTCGATGAACAAGACCCTCGATGCGGGCGTCGCGGCCGTCGCTTCGAGCGCCGCCGCCGTCGAGGGTGCGGACGTGGTCATCACCGCCACGAATAGCTCCGAACCAGTCTTCGACGGCGAGGTGCTCGAAGACGGTACCCACGTGACCGCGATGGGCCAGTACCATCCCGAAAAGCACGAACTCGACGCGAGAACCATCGAGCGCGCGACGTACGTCCCCGACCTGCGCGAGCGCGTCATGGACGACGCCGGCTCGTTCATCAACGCCGTCGAGGAGGGTGTCGTGAGCGAAGACGACATCCACGGCGAACTCGGGAATGTCGTTGCGGGCGAGGTAGCGGGCCGCGAATCGGACGACGAAATCACGGTCTTCGACTCGGGAGGAACCGGCATCGAGACCGTCGCCGCCGCCCACATGCTCTACGAGAAGGCGCGCAAGCAGAATTTGGGGACCGAAATCGAGTTCGCGCCCGCGAGCGAGGCGCTCACCGGGGAGTGA
- a CDS encoding DUF3054 domain-containing protein produces MSAVASLRTHVDASPRTLAVALGDVALIVLFVALGELQHGYDLLAQPGRVVGTALPFLIGWAVASVPAGVYAPEIYRSLRNAVTRTALAWVGAVLVGQALRATAIFHGDFAVTFMLVSLGVGLALLVPWRAAVGYLGRA; encoded by the coding sequence ATGAGTGCCGTCGCTTCGCTCCGGACGCACGTCGACGCCTCGCCGCGGACGCTCGCCGTCGCCCTCGGTGACGTGGCGCTGATAGTCCTCTTCGTCGCCCTCGGCGAACTCCAGCACGGCTACGATCTCCTCGCCCAACCGGGGCGGGTCGTCGGCACCGCACTCCCGTTTCTCATCGGCTGGGCGGTCGCGTCCGTGCCCGCCGGCGTGTACGCACCGGAGATCTATCGGTCGCTCCGAAACGCCGTCACCCGGACCGCGCTCGCGTGGGTCGGCGCGGTGCTCGTCGGACAGGCGCTGCGCGCCACTGCCATCTTTCACGGTGACTTCGCGGTGACGTTCATGCTCGTCTCGCTCGGCGTCGGTCTCGCCCTGCTCGTGCCGTGGCGCGCGGCCGTCGGCTATCTCGGGCGCGCCTGA
- a CDS encoding class I SAM-dependent methyltransferase, protein MHAPGDVALFERFARYYERFSPATNERALRAGLALADRDIERVLDVGGGTGRAARVLDSPERVVIDAAAGMLAEARRVGLDCVRGDGAALPVADDSVDAVVVVDALHHVADQAGALAEAERVLRPGGVFVCREFDRATVRGQALAAGEHLVGFDSEFFTPEELAGAVERTGLDAAIPARGFGFTVAGVKR, encoded by the coding sequence ATGCACGCGCCGGGGGACGTCGCGCTCTTCGAGCGGTTCGCGCGCTACTACGAGCGGTTCTCGCCCGCGACCAACGAGCGCGCGCTCCGGGCGGGACTCGCCCTCGCCGACCGCGATATCGAACGGGTTCTCGACGTCGGCGGCGGCACGGGACGCGCGGCGCGGGTTCTCGACAGTCCCGAACGGGTGGTCATCGACGCCGCGGCGGGGATGCTTGCCGAGGCACGACGGGTCGGACTCGACTGTGTTCGCGGCGACGGTGCGGCGCTGCCGGTCGCCGACGATAGCGTGGACGCGGTCGTCGTCGTCGATGCGCTCCATCACGTCGCCGACCAAGCGGGGGCGCTCGCCGAGGCCGAGCGGGTCCTTCGCCCGGGCGGCGTGTTCGTCTGCCGGGAGTTCGACCGTGCGACCGTGCGCGGGCAGGCGCTGGCCGCCGGCGAGCATCTCGTGGGGTTCGATTCAGAGTTTTTCACCCCAGAGGAACTCGCCGGAGCGGTCGAGCGCACCGGATTAGATGCGGCGATTCCGGCCCGCGGCTTTGGCTTCACCGTCGCGGGCGTCAAGCGCTGA
- a CDS encoding GNAT family N-acetyltransferase, whose translation MEYALDGWPADEPTLRLDYHDFAYAGKFVMSSTGKAVVRDPREATDGEWDDEIVAALAFNADRTDPDTLWFRYITVRADRRGEALGPRLAMFTSEKALARGYERLRIAVNNPFAYEALYKAGFGYTGRETGLAELVLERPDERSRAAYQAGLDIYRERDLTDGENEFLEMRSDVDPPSVLAAPE comes from the coding sequence ATGGAGTACGCGCTCGATGGCTGGCCGGCTGACGAGCCGACTCTGCGCCTCGACTATCACGACTTCGCCTACGCCGGGAAGTTCGTAATGTCCTCGACCGGCAAGGCCGTCGTCCGCGACCCGCGTGAAGCGACCGACGGCGAGTGGGACGACGAGATCGTCGCGGCGCTGGCGTTCAACGCGGACCGCACCGACCCCGATACCCTCTGGTTTCGCTACATCACCGTGCGCGCCGACCGCCGCGGCGAGGCTCTCGGTCCGCGCCTCGCGATGTTCACGTCCGAAAAAGCGCTCGCCCGTGGCTACGAACGCCTCCGCATCGCCGTCAACAATCCCTTCGCCTACGAAGCCCTCTACAAGGCTGGATTCGGCTACACGGGCCGAGAGACCGGTCTCGCCGAACTCGTCCTCGAACGCCCCGACGAGCGCTCACGGGCGGCCTATCAGGCGGGTCTCGACATCTATCGCGAGCGCGATCTCACCGACGGCGAGAACGAGTTCTTGGAGATGCGAAGCGACGTCGACCCGCCATCGGTGCTCGCTGCGCCGGAATGA
- the fen gene encoding flap endonuclease-1, with translation MGNADLRQLAAIEPIEFSELAGATVAIDAHNWLYRYLTTTVKWTSDAVYTTAAGKEVANLIGVVQGLPKFFEHDIVPIMVFDGGVTDLKTDEVERRREQKEKAEERAAEARAAGDAIEAARLESRTQRLTGTIHETTRELLDLLDVPVVEAPAEGEAQAAHMARSNTVDYAGSEDYDTLLFGAPHTLRDLTSKGDPECMDFEATLDEHGLTWEQLVDVGILCGTDFNDGVSGIGPKTAVKSIGEHGDLWAALEAEDAYIENADLVRELFLNPDVTDADFDPEIEPDLDAARAYVTDEWEIPEGEVERGFERIEDATVQSGLDRWT, from the coding sequence ATGGGAAACGCAGACCTCCGCCAGCTCGCGGCCATCGAGCCGATCGAGTTTTCCGAACTCGCCGGCGCGACGGTGGCCATCGACGCGCACAACTGGCTCTATCGGTATCTCACGACCACAGTCAAGTGGACCAGCGATGCAGTCTATACGACCGCCGCGGGTAAGGAGGTCGCCAACCTCATCGGCGTCGTGCAGGGCCTGCCGAAGTTCTTCGAACACGATATCGTACCCATAATGGTCTTCGACGGCGGCGTCACCGACCTGAAGACCGACGAGGTCGAGCGCCGGCGCGAACAGAAGGAGAAAGCAGAGGAACGGGCCGCCGAGGCACGGGCGGCGGGCGACGCCATCGAGGCTGCTCGGCTCGAATCGCGCACCCAGCGCCTGACCGGCACGATTCACGAGACGACGCGCGAACTGCTCGACCTCCTCGACGTCCCGGTGGTGGAAGCGCCCGCCGAGGGCGAGGCGCAGGCCGCCCACATGGCCCGCTCCAATACTGTGGACTACGCCGGCAGCGAGGACTACGATACCCTGTTGTTCGGCGCACCGCACACGCTTCGGGACCTCACGAGCAAGGGCGACCCCGAGTGCATGGATTTCGAGGCGACCCTCGACGAACACGGTCTCACGTGGGAGCAACTCGTCGACGTGGGCATCCTCTGCGGGACGGACTTCAACGACGGCGTGTCGGGCATCGGGCCGAAGACGGCGGTCAAATCGATCGGCGAGCACGGCGACCTCTGGGCGGCGCTCGAAGCCGAGGACGCCTACATCGAGAACGCCGACCTCGTCCGCGAGCTGTTTTTGAACCCGGACGTCACCGACGCCGATTTCGATCCCGAGATCGAGCCGGATCTCGACGCCGCCCGCGCGTACGTCACCGATGAGTGGGAGATTCCCGAAGGCGAGGTCGAGCGCGGGTTCGAGCGCATCGAGGACGCGACCGTGCAGTCGGGTCTCGACCGCTGGACGTGA
- a CDS encoding BolA family protein has protein sequence MDTADVERLIESGIEDAEATVTQPRGEDDDHLAAVVVAPAFEDETIVNQHQLVYDALGEHMTTDIHALELKTYTPDEYTTRE, from the coding sequence ATGGACACCGCAGACGTCGAACGACTCATCGAATCCGGCATCGAGGACGCGGAGGCGACCGTCACCCAGCCGCGCGGCGAGGACGACGACCATCTCGCCGCCGTGGTCGTCGCCCCGGCCTTCGAGGACGAGACCATCGTGAACCAGCACCAACTGGTGTACGACGCCCTCGGCGAGCACATGACGACGGACATCCACGCGCTCGAACTCAAAACGTATACGCCCGACGAATACACCACCCGAGAGTAA
- a CDS encoding class II fumarate hydratase, whose protein sequence is MSDDYRTESDSLGEMEVPAEAYWGAQTQRAVENFPISGITFDRRFIRALGTVKKAAARANRDLDLIEEATADAIIDAAEEVINGEHDDQFPVDVFQTGSGTSTNMNANEVIANRASEIRGGEVGSDTVHPNDDVNFGQSSNDVIPTAMHVATLEAIQRDLVPALETLRAALGEKEAEFDTVVKTGRTHLQDATPVRLGQEFGGYRTQIDKGISRVSRTTRNLSELALGGTAVGTGLNTHPEFPELAAEYISSETGLPFEEATDHFEAQAAHDAMAEAHGALRTVSGSMHKIANDLRLLASGPRNGIGEIDQPENQPGSSIMPGKINPVVAEAVNQVHVQVVGNDAAVATGAENGQIDLNLYKPVIAHNTLQSIELLTNASEAFAEKFVDNLEANRERCEDQVERSMALATALNAHIGYDDASTIAKDALKQDKTVREIVVEEGYLDEGEADDVLDARAMTERGIPGREE, encoded by the coding sequence ATGAGCGACGATTACCGAACCGAATCCGATAGTCTCGGCGAGATGGAGGTCCCGGCGGAGGCTTACTGGGGCGCACAGACCCAGCGCGCCGTCGAGAACTTCCCCATCTCGGGGATCACCTTCGACCGGCGGTTCATCCGCGCGCTCGGCACCGTCAAGAAGGCCGCCGCACGAGCCAACCGCGACCTCGACCTCATCGAGGAGGCGACCGCCGACGCCATCATCGACGCCGCAGAGGAGGTCATCAACGGCGAACACGACGACCAGTTCCCCGTCGACGTCTTTCAAACCGGGTCGGGCACCTCGACGAACATGAACGCCAACGAGGTCATCGCCAACCGCGCGAGCGAGATTCGGGGTGGCGAGGTCGGTTCCGATACTGTCCACCCGAACGACGACGTGAACTTCGGCCAGTCCTCGAACGACGTGATTCCGACCGCGATGCACGTCGCCACGCTCGAAGCGATCCAGCGCGACCTCGTGCCCGCGCTCGAAACCCTGCGGGCGGCGCTGGGCGAGAAGGAAGCCGAGTTCGACACGGTGGTGAAGACGGGTCGGACCCATCTCCAGGACGCGACGCCCGTGCGACTCGGCCAGGAGTTCGGCGGCTACCGCACCCAGATCGACAAGGGCATTTCGCGGGTGAGTCGAACCACTCGCAACCTCTCGGAACTCGCCCTCGGTGGCACGGCGGTGGGCACGGGATTGAACACCCATCCGGAGTTCCCCGAACTCGCCGCCGAGTACATCTCCAGCGAAACTGGATTACCATTCGAGGAGGCGACCGACCACTTCGAGGCCCAGGCCGCCCACGACGCGATGGCCGAGGCCCACGGCGCGCTCCGTACGGTGTCAGGGTCGATGCACAAGATCGCCAACGACCTCCGATTGCTCGCGTCGGGCCCCAGAAACGGCATCGGCGAGATCGACCAACCCGAAAACCAGCCGGGGTCGTCGATCATGCCGGGCAAGATCAACCCCGTCGTCGCCGAGGCCGTGAATCAAGTCCACGTCCAGGTCGTCGGCAATGACGCCGCCGTCGCGACCGGCGCGGAGAACGGCCAGATCGATCTCAATCTTTACAAGCCGGTCATCGCCCACAACACGCTCCAATCGATCGAGCTGCTCACGAACGCGAGCGAGGCGTTCGCCGAGAAGTTCGTCGACAACCTCGAAGCCAACCGCGAGCGCTGCGAGGACCAGGTCGAACGGAGCATGGCGCTCGCCACCGCCTTGAACGCTCACATCGGCTACGACGATGCGAGCACGATCGCCAAGGACGCCCTGAAGCAGGACAAGACGGTCCGCGAGATCGTCGTCGAGGAGGGCTATCTCGACGAGGGCGAAGCCGACGATGTCCTCGACGCGCGCGCGATGACCGAACGCGGGATTCCGGGCCGCGAGGAGTAG
- a CDS encoding nitroreductase family protein, which produces MDRTSDPTTAGDGSTSDGLRTEVDEHRDPNHDIDPLFVNRWSPRTMTGAQLDEDELLSLFEAARWAPSSYNNQHWRFVYATPDHDQWDDFEDLLAEGNREWASDAAALVVVLSKTTFDHNDEPAPTHSFDTGAAFENLALEGARRGLVVHGMQGFDYDGARELFALTDEYDVEAMAAIGVHDEDDAPDDEQPNQRKELNKIVFAGEFTPN; this is translated from the coding sequence ATGGACCGAACGAGCGACCCCACCACCGCCGGCGATGGCTCGACGAGCGACGGTCTCCGGACCGAAGTCGACGAACACCGCGACCCGAACCACGACATCGATCCGCTGTTCGTCAACCGCTGGTCGCCACGGACGATGACCGGCGCACAACTGGACGAAGACGAACTGCTCTCGCTGTTCGAGGCCGCCCGCTGGGCGCCATCCTCCTACAACAATCAACACTGGCGGTTCGTCTACGCCACGCCCGACCACGACCAGTGGGACGATTTCGAAGACCTGCTCGCCGAGGGCAATCGCGAGTGGGCGAGCGACGCCGCGGCGCTCGTGGTCGTGCTCTCGAAGACGACCTTCGACCACAACGACGAGCCTGCACCGACCCACTCGTTCGACACCGGCGCGGCCTTCGAAAACCTCGCACTCGAAGGGGCGCGCCGCGGACTCGTCGTTCACGGCATGCAGGGATTCGACTACGACGGTGCGCGCGAACTGTTCGCCCTCACCGACGAGTACGACGTCGAGGCGATGGCGGCCATCGGGGTTCACGATGAGGACGACGCACCCGACGACGAACAGCCGAATCAGCGAAAGGAACTGAACAAAATCGTCTTCGCCGGCGAGTTCACGCCGAACTGA
- a CDS encoding PH domain-containing protein, producing MERLDGRVRLVWLVSALVAALVAGALAGAADRFVLEIGLWVAPVVFVVLAALGAGYELARYRVWRFALEDDAVVLERGVLTRVTSVVPFVRVQHVDTQRGPIERLVGLSSVVVYTAGSRGADVTIPGLTPERADAIRQDLRRLAIESEPGDPEDAV from the coding sequence ATGGAACGGCTCGATGGGCGGGTCAGACTCGTCTGGCTCGTGAGTGCACTCGTCGCCGCGCTCGTCGCCGGCGCGCTCGCGGGCGCGGCCGACCGCTTCGTGCTCGAAATCGGTCTCTGGGTCGCCCCAGTAGTATTCGTCGTCCTCGCCGCTCTCGGCGCGGGCTACGAACTCGCGCGCTATCGCGTCTGGCGCTTCGCCCTCGAAGACGACGCCGTCGTGCTCGAACGCGGCGTCCTCACCCGCGTGACCTCCGTCGTCCCATTTGTACGAGTCCAACACGTCGACACCCAGCGCGGGCCGATCGAGCGCCTCGTCGGACTGTCGAGCGTCGTGGTCTACACCGCCGGCTCGCGCGGCGCTGACGTGACGATTCCCGGCCTGACGCCCGAGCGTGCCGACGCCATCCGACAGGACCTTCGCCGACTCGCCATCGAGAGCGAACCGGGCGACCCGGAGGACGCGGTGTGA
- a CDS encoding PH domain-containing protein gives MKLHPLSLALRALPRGVQIGSFGFFVVSIASSLVSIPGFFPVLVAATVGGFLVGVGYETLYYRRFAYDLTTDTLDIGSGVFSRREREIPIRRIQNVDISRGIIQRALAIAAVGIETAGGGETEASLRYVSYEEAKRLQRGIQRRKRGETDEPATGERDEQAELLFELTPRNLVILGLVAPDLRALLPVLFFAVPTLGISIPDLLAESGAVSVGPQGAALALVSWAATAAVTAARYYDFRLTRSGDELRYERGLLSRYDGSIPLDKVQQIDIRENVLMRRLGYGSLAVETAGYTPGEGPSGGSEAAIPLAERGRVLAFARSLDGFDFGEPEFSRPPRRARRRYAVRYALAIAFIGAMLFAANATIGIPLLRFWYLPLAGLLFVPFAAHYKWRNRGYAAGAEHVLTRNGFWRRSTAVVPAYRVQTVIQTATPFQRWRDLATVAIDTAGSLSVTDRGARAVDFDASEATDLRETVRRRLGENLAVRRGAGESTSVRADASDE, from the coding sequence GTGAAGCTCCATCCCCTCTCGCTTGCCCTTCGGGCGCTGCCTCGGGGCGTGCAGATCGGTTCGTTCGGCTTCTTCGTCGTCTCCATCGCTTCCTCGCTGGTCTCGATACCGGGCTTTTTCCCCGTGCTCGTCGCGGCGACCGTCGGTGGCTTTCTCGTGGGTGTGGGCTACGAGACGCTCTACTACCGCCGCTTCGCGTACGACCTCACGACGGACACGCTCGACATCGGCTCGGGTGTGTTCTCGCGGCGCGAGCGCGAGATCCCCATCAGACGGATTCAGAACGTCGACATTTCACGGGGTATCATCCAGCGCGCACTCGCCATCGCGGCCGTTGGTATCGAGACCGCCGGCGGCGGCGAGACCGAGGCCAGCCTCCGCTACGTGAGCTACGAGGAGGCAAAGCGCCTGCAGCGGGGCATCCAGCGGCGCAAACGCGGTGAAACGGACGAACCGGCCACCGGCGAACGCGACGAACAGGCCGAACTTCTGTTCGAACTCACGCCACGAAATCTCGTGATTCTGGGGCTGGTCGCGCCGGACCTCCGTGCACTCCTGCCGGTGCTTTTCTTCGCCGTTCCCACCCTCGGCATCTCGATTCCCGACCTGCTCGCCGAGAGCGGTGCGGTCAGCGTCGGGCCGCAGGGCGCGGCGCTCGCGCTCGTCTCGTGGGCCGCCACCGCCGCCGTGACCGCCGCGCGCTACTACGACTTCCGGCTGACTCGCTCCGGGGACGAACTCCGCTACGAACGGGGCCTGCTCTCGCGCTACGACGGCTCGATTCCGCTCGACAAGGTCCAACAGATAGACATCCGGGAGAACGTCCTGATGCGCCGGCTCGGCTACGGCTCGCTCGCCGTCGAGACCGCCGGCTACACGCCCGGCGAGGGACCGTCTGGCGGTTCGGAGGCCGCGATTCCGCTGGCCGAGCGCGGGCGTGTGCTCGCGTTCGCGCGCTCGCTCGACGGGTTCGACTTCGGCGAGCCGGAGTTTTCGCGCCCGCCCCGCAGAGCGCGCCGGCGCTACGCCGTCCGCTACGCGCTCGCTATCGCGTTCATCGGGGCTATGCTGTTCGCCGCGAACGCCACCATCGGGATACCGTTACTCCGATTCTGGTATCTTCCGCTCGCCGGACTCCTGTTCGTGCCGTTCGCCGCCCACTACAAGTGGCGCAATCGTGGCTACGCGGCGGGAGCCGAACACGTCCTGACGCGCAACGGATTCTGGCGGCGATCCACCGCCGTCGTGCCCGCCTATCGCGTCCAGACGGTGATCCAAACCGCGACGCCGTTCCAGCGCTGGCGCGACCTCGCCACGGTGGCCATCGACACCGCCGGCTCGCTGTCGGTGACCGATCGGGGCGCACGCGCGGTCGATTTCGACGCGAGCGAGGCGACCGACCTCCGCGAGACGGTGCGACGGCGGCTCGGCGAAAATCTCGCCGTGCGCCGTGGCGCGGGCGAATCGACCAGCGTGCGAGCAGACGCCAGCGACGAGTAA